The nucleotide sequence CGGACTTGATCAATCCCATGGCGATACCGGCGACCGCAGTCTTGATCGGCACGCCCGCGTCCATGAGCGCGAGCGAACCTCCGCACACGGAGGCCATCGACGAAGACCCGTTAGACTCCATGATGTCCGAGACGACCCGCACCGTATACGGGAAGGCTTCCTCGTTGGGGATCACCGGGACAAGCGCCCGCTCGGCGAGGTTGCCGTGGCCGATTTCACGACGCGAGGTGCCGCGAATTGGCTTGGTCTCGCCGGTCGAGAAGGGCGGGAAGTTGTAGTGGAGCATGTAGCTCTTGGTAGACTCGCCTTCGAGTTCGTCCAGGCGCTGTTCATCATACTTGGTACCGAGCGTCGCCGCCACCAGCGCCTGCGTCTGACCACGGGTGAAAAGCGCAGAGCCATGGGCGCGCGGAAGCACGCCGACTTCACAGGTAATCTCGCGGATGTCGTCAGGACCGCGGCCGTCGATACGGCGCTCTTCAGTCAGGATCATGTTTCGCGCGGAGGCGCTGTCAAGATCGTGCAGCACGGTTTTGATATCGCTCTCGCACTCTTCGAATTCCTCGGCGAGGGCTTCCAGAACTTCGGCTTCGATTTCTTTCTTGCGCTTGCGGCGATCTTCCTTGGCGACGATTCGGTTGGCATCGTCGAATTTTGTGCCCACGAGTTCAGTCACGCGGTCGACCAGCGGTTTCTCGATGGCCACCGGCGTGTACTCGAACTGCTCCTTGCCGCACATGCGCTTGAGTTCTTCGATTTTTTCAACAATCAGCTTGATGTGATCGTGACCGAACATCAGCGCGCCGATCAGGTCTTCCTCGCTGACCTCCCGGCCGCCGCCCTCGACCATCGTGATCGCATCGGCCGAACCGGCCATGACGATAGTCAGGTCGCTCTCTTCGAGCTGGTCGACAGTGGGGAAAACGACATACTGCCCGTCGACGCGGCCGACCCGCAGCCCCGCGACCGTCTTGGAAATCGGGACGTCCGAAATCGCAATGGCGGCCGCCGTCCCGATCAGCGCGAGGACGTCGGTATCATTCTGCTGATCGTGTGAGATGACGAAGCTGATGCACTGTGTTTCCCCCCGGAAGTCATCCGGGAACAGGGGTCGAATGGGTCGGTCGATAATGCGAGCCGACAGGATTTCCTTTTCCGACGGGCGGCCTTCGCGCTTGAAAAATCCGCCCGGGATTTTACCGGCAGCGTACGATTTC is from Candidatus Zixiibacteriota bacterium and encodes:
- the pnp gene encoding polyribonucleotide nucleotidyltransferase, with product MAYTVELEIGGRTLTIESGRMAKQANGAVTVRLADSMVISTVCADTEPKSGFDFFPLTVEYREKSYAAGKIPGGFFKREGRPSEKEILSARIIDRPIRPLFPDDFRGETQCISFVISHDQQNDTDVLALIGTAAAIAISDVPISKTVAGLRVGRVDGQYVVFPTVDQLEESDLTIVMAGSADAITMVEGGGREVSEEDLIGALMFGHDHIKLIVEKIEELKRMCGKEQFEYTPVAIEKPLVDRVTELVGTKFDDANRIVAKEDRRKRKKEIEAEVLEALAEEFEECESDIKTVLHDLDSASARNMILTEERRIDGRGPDDIREITCEVGVLPRAHGSALFTRGQTQALVAATLGTKYDEQRLDELEGESTKSYMLHYNFPPFSTGETKPIRGTSRREIGHGNLAERALVPVIPNEEAFPYTVRVVSDIMESNGSSSMASVCGGSLALMDAGVPIKTAVAGIAMGLIKSDSKTVVLTDILGDEDHFGDMDFKVAGTSEGVNAIQMDIKITGLDIDTMRMALDKARRARLFILDRMNATISKHREQLSQFAPRIITIKINPAKIGDVIGPGGKVIRAIVEETGAKIDINDDGTVLIASVDGEAGQAAVARIKALTEEAEIDKVYNGIVRRITDFGAFVEILPGTDGLVHISELDTQRVNKVEDICRVGDRMEVKVINIDRDGKIRLSRKALLQGNSQPSTSRRG